Proteins encoded by one window of Streptomyces clavuligerus:
- the pgsA gene encoding phosphatidylinositol phosphate synthase — MLNKYARAFFTRVLTPFAAFLLRRGVSPDAVTLIGTAGVMAGALVFFPRGEFFWGTIVITLFVFSDLIDGNMARQAGLSSRWGAFLDSTLDRVADSAIFGGFALWYAGTGDNNVLCAVSIFCLASGQVVSYTKARGESIGLPVAVNGLVERAERLVISLVAAGLSGLATFGVPGVEVLLPIALWVVAAGSAVTLGQRVVTVRRESAEADAAAADQSGAEAK, encoded by the coding sequence ATGCTGAACAAGTACGCGCGTGCATTCTTCACGCGTGTCCTCACCCCGTTCGCCGCGTTTCTGCTCCGCCGTGGCGTGAGCCCCGACGCGGTCACCCTCATCGGAACGGCCGGGGTGATGGCGGGCGCGCTGGTCTTCTTCCCCCGGGGAGAGTTCTTCTGGGGCACGATCGTCATCACCCTGTTCGTCTTCTCCGATCTGATCGACGGCAACATGGCCCGGCAGGCGGGCCTCTCCAGCCGCTGGGGGGCGTTCCTCGACTCCACCCTCGACCGGGTCGCCGACAGCGCGATCTTCGGCGGCTTCGCGCTCTGGTACGCGGGGACGGGCGACAACAACGTCCTGTGCGCGGTCTCGATCTTCTGTCTGGCGAGCGGCCAGGTGGTCTCGTACACCAAGGCCCGGGGCGAGTCGATCGGGCTCCCCGTCGCCGTCAACGGTCTGGTGGAGCGCGCCGAGCGACTGGTGATCTCCCTGGTCGCGGCCGGTCTCTCCGGTCTCGCCACCTTCGGTGTCCCCGGGGTCGAGGTGCTGCTGCCGATCGCCCTGTGGGTGGTCGCCGCGGGCAGCGCCGTCACCCTGGGACAGCGGGTCGTCACCGTGCGCCGGGAGTCCGCCGAGGCGGACGCCGCCGCCGCGGACCAGAGCGGGGCCGAGGCGAAGTGA
- a CDS encoding phosphatidylinositol mannoside acyltransferase produces MRDRLADGLYGLGWSAVGKLPEPVVARLGRTIADTAWKRRGRGVLQLEANLARVVPDAGPERLAELSRAGMRSYLRYWMESFRLPVWSAARIRESVVIEDSHHLTDGLAAGRGVVLALPHLANWDLAGAWVTRALDIPFTTVAERLRPESLYDRFVAYRESLGMEVLPHSGGAAFGALARRLRSGGLVALVADRDLSATGVEVTYFGERARMPAGPALLAQQTGALLLPVTLWYGEEPMLYGRIHPPVEVPGGGTRAERTAVMTQRLADVYATGVAAHPEDWHMLQRLWLADLEPREAQGPGGAAGGIEAAAAGGTGGAAQDPGTGGAGETPGATGARGAEEAGGART; encoded by the coding sequence ATGCGCGACCGCCTGGCCGACGGCCTCTACGGACTGGGCTGGAGCGCGGTCGGGAAGCTGCCGGAGCCGGTGGTCGCACGGCTGGGGCGGACCATCGCCGACACCGCGTGGAAGCGGCGCGGCCGGGGGGTGCTCCAACTGGAGGCCAACCTCGCCCGGGTGGTCCCGGACGCCGGGCCCGAGCGCCTCGCCGAGCTGTCCCGCGCCGGGATGCGCTCCTACCTCCGGTACTGGATGGAGTCCTTCCGGCTGCCGGTGTGGAGCGCCGCGCGCATCCGGGAGAGCGTGGTCATCGAGGACTCCCACCATCTGACGGACGGCCTCGCCGCCGGCCGGGGAGTGGTCCTGGCCCTGCCGCACCTGGCCAACTGGGACCTGGCCGGGGCCTGGGTCACCCGGGCCCTGGACATCCCCTTCACCACCGTCGCGGAACGGCTGCGGCCCGAGTCGCTGTACGACAGGTTCGTGGCCTACCGCGAGAGTCTGGGCATGGAGGTGCTGCCGCACTCGGGCGGCGCGGCCTTCGGGGCCCTCGCCCGGCGGCTGCGCTCCGGCGGGCTGGTCGCCCTGGTCGCCGACCGCGATCTGTCGGCGACCGGCGTGGAGGTCACCTACTTCGGCGAACGCGCCCGGATGCCCGCCGGGCCCGCGCTGCTCGCCCAGCAGACCGGCGCGCTGCTGCTGCCCGTCACCCTCTGGTACGGCGAGGAGCCGATGCTGTACGGGCGTATCCACCCGCCCGTCGAGGTGCCCGGCGGGGGGACCCGCGCCGAGCGGACGGCCGTCATGACCCAGCGGCTCGCGGACGTGTACGCCACCGGGGTGGCCGCCCACCCCGAGGACTGGCACATGCTGCAACGGCTGTGGCTCGCGGACCTGGAGCCCCGGGAGGCACAGGGGCCGGGAGGAGCGGCTGGCGGCATCGAAGCCGCAGCGGCCGGCGGTACCGGGGGAGCGGCACAGGACCCGGGCACCGGGGGCGCCGGAGAAACCCCGGGCGCAACAGGGGCCCGAGGGGCGGAAGAGGCCGGAGGGGCCCGCACATGA